The Microbacterium sp. W4I20 genome segment TGCCGGAGACCGGTGCGTAGAGCTCGCCGACCGACTTCGTCGATTCGATCTCGCCGACGACGGCGCCGGCGGTCAGCTCGGTGCCGACGGCCGGGAGCTCGACGAAGACCACGTCGCCGAGCTTCTCGGCGGCGAAGTCGGTGATGCCGATCGTGACGGTGTCGCCGTTGCCGGCGATCCACTCGTGCTCATCGGTGTAGCTGAGGGCATTGAGGTCGGTCATTTCATCCTCCGGTAGAAAGGCAGAGCGGTCACGGTCGCGGGGATCTTCGTCCCTCGCACATCAAGGAATACTGCTGTTCCCTCTTCGGCGGAAGACGGATGCACGTAGGCCATCGCGATCGGATGGCCGAGAGTCGGGCTCAGCGCGCCGCTCGTGATCTCGCCGATGGTCGCGCCCTCGGCATCCACCACGGCGTAGCCGGCCCGGCCGGCGCGCTTGCCCTCGGCGACGAGTCCGACGAGCACGGGAGCGTCCGGCTCCGAGGCCGAGGAGAGCGCCTCCTTGCCGATGAAGCTCTCCTTGTCGGACACCACGACCCGTCCGAGGCCGGCCTGCGCGGGCTGGGTCTCGAGGGTCAGCTCGTGACCGTAGAGCGGCATCCCGGCTTCGAGCCGCAGCGTGTCTCGGGCAGCGAGGCCTGCGGGCACGAGACCGTGCGGCCCGCCTGCGGTGGCGACCGCGTCCCAGAGGGCCGGGGCGTCGGACTCACGGACCATCAGCTCGAAGCCGTCTTCACCGGTGTAGCCCGTGCGGGCGATGAGCAGCGGCTCGCCCAGGAAGCGGGCATCGGCCCACGCATAGTACTTCTGCTCGGACCACGGGGTGCCGAGTTCGGTGATGCCCGCGGTCGCCGCGAGGATCGCCTCGGCGGCGGGGCCCTGAACCGCGAGAAGTGCATATTCGTCGGACACGTCCTCGACGTCGACGCCGCGGTCGCCGAGGAAGCCGGCGAAACTGCGCTCCTCGCCCTCCGCGCGGGCAGGACCCTCGCGCTCGATGAGCGACGGGAAGGACCGCACCCGCGAGGCGAAGGCCTTGTCGACGAAACCGCGGTTGCCGGCGTTCGCGATCACCAGGTAGCGATCGTCGGCGAGACGGTAGACGATGACGTCGTCCACGATCCCGCCGGATTCGGCGAGCAGCAGCGAGTACTTCGCCTTACCCACAGACATCGCCGACAGACGCCCCGCGAGGGCGTAGTCGAGGAACTCCGCCGCGCTCTCGCCCGTGACGAGGAACTCCGCCATGTGCGAGATGTCGAAGAGACCGGCGGCCTGGCGGACGGCGTGGTGCTCGGCGAGATCGGACGTGTAGCGCACCGGCATCTGCCAGCCGCCGAAATCGGTGAACGAGGCGCCGAGCGCCTCGTGGCGTTCTCGGAGAGGTGTGTAGCGGGGATCGGACATGGAGTTCTCCCGTGCGGAATCGGGCGGAACGACGTCGTCGACGTTCCTGGGAACTCCCCCTCTGTCATGGGCCTGAGAGTTTCGCCCGCGCTCGGGGGCTTTCACCGTCGGCGGATCCCGGTTGTCGCTCGGAATCGCTTTTCAGAGTGGCCGGAACCGCGCGGTACGCGTTACCTGAGAGATTGGCGGGGAGGCTTGCTCCTTCGGTGCCCGGCTGCGTTCGCCGGGGCTCTCCCGCGGGGTTCATTCGGCCTGTCTTCAGTTGTGGGTTC includes the following:
- the gcvH gene encoding glycine cleavage system protein GcvH; the encoded protein is MTDLNALSYTDEHEWIAGNGDTVTIGITDFAAEKLGDVVFVELPAVGTELTAGAVVGEIESTKSVGELYAPVSGTVVEINDAVVDDPSLVNAEPFEGGWLIKVSVADDALDGLLDRDAYVALTEG
- a CDS encoding glycine cleavage system aminomethyltransferase GcvT, which gives rise to MSDPRYTPLRERHEALGASFTDFGGWQMPVRYTSDLAEHHAVRQAAGLFDISHMAEFLVTGESAAEFLDYALAGRLSAMSVGKAKYSLLLAESGGIVDDVIVYRLADDRYLVIANAGNRGFVDKAFASRVRSFPSLIEREGPARAEGEERSFAGFLGDRGVDVEDVSDEYALLAVQGPAAEAILAATAGITELGTPWSEQKYYAWADARFLGEPLLIARTGYTGEDGFELMVRESDAPALWDAVATAGGPHGLVPAGLAARDTLRLEAGMPLYGHELTLETQPAQAGLGRVVVSDKESFIGKEALSSASEPDAPVLVGLVAEGKRAGRAGYAVVDAEGATIGEITSGALSPTLGHPIAMAYVHPSSAEEGTAVFLDVRGTKIPATVTALPFYRRMK